tTCCCTGGTGCCATCCCACTGTTATGAGTCCAGTCATTCGAACGGTTTGATACCTACCTGGGTCCCCCATGTGCCTGCAGTCTGCACTCTATTCCTAGATATCACTAAAGTGAAAGTTCCTACTAGCAATATCAAATTTCTGTCTGAATGGAATTTATTGGCTGAGTGTCGGAGACCCCATATCTAGGTGATCATCTGTAGTGAAATCCCAAGACTTGACGCACCTCGGCCcagataaactttttttttttctttttttagctcTGGAATGTGAACTTGCTCGCAGTGTGTTTGGGCAGCACCTAGCCTGTGATCTAGTGGTTAAAGCTGTGAAACGGTTCGTAGAAACAGATTCGCCAACTAAACCTTTAGTGTTATCGTTCCATGGCTGGACTGGATCTGGAAAAACCTTTCTTAGCTCTCTCTTGGTCAAACATCTCTACAAAGACGGGACCCGGAATCCTCATGTGCATTACTTCTCCCCGATCCTACACTTTGCTCATGCGCAGAACGTAGAGCAGTATAAGGTTagtgaattatttattttgtgagtTCCATTGATCCCAGTGAAATACTATGAATTGTTGAATTTTACAGACTttgtaaaaaagactggacaactTTTCTTTGAGTTAATTTTGGTCTCTCGCTTGGTAAAATTATTTAATGCCTTTTTGTAATGTATTCTATAGCGTgtccatttaaaaatgtatataattagGAGACCCCAGGCGCTTGATCTCCCTTTTTCCAAGTGGCATCCAGCTTCTGTCATTTACTTTCAGGAAGAGCGGAGTGCTGCTGGGCAGGGGCGCCACTGATTGTCTGGCAGCTGGATGCCACTGGGGGAAACTGAGATCTCGCACTGGAGgcaacctttggggttaaactgttcgagaatggtttaacctctTCAGTTAATAAGTGCCTGGGAGCTCCCggcaccatcacaacttcattttgatgaggttgttatggtgccaagaataTTCCTTCCTCCACCCACCCACGCCCCTGGGATTTATCTTATTCCCATGACTGGTTTTGTATTTGTATAAGTAATTGAAGTTGTAGGATAAGCATAACTTCTGGCAGTTTTGTCATTGGGCAAAAGTGTGGGACTTATAGCCagcaccatttatttatttattgtccaCCCCTATCActgcagtttttttagtagcagaCTGAATATCCATCTGATGGTCCCAATTAATCAATGAGCCTATTAGATTGTCTTTTGCCATAGAACTAGGTGTACCACCCCCCATGGTTACTTGGTAAAGACTTGTTTATGAATAAATAATATGCTTCCAAGTTATTTGTCCTTCTCCCTTCAATGGAATGCTCTGATAACTATCTAACGGCACCTTTCACCTTCCAGGAAGACCTAAGGCAATGGATACAAGGAAACCTAACACAGTGCAGTCGCTCAGTTTTTGTCTTCGAGGAAATGGATAAGATGCACCCAGGCATAATTGATGTCCTTGTCCCTTTTCTAGGGCCATCCTGGGTGGTGTATGGAACAAACTACAGAAAAGCTATATTTATCTTCATCAGGTAACTGTACCATTGGTTCTTTTTACAGTAACGCACTCTGCTTATTATTTGGTTTCATAGGACTAACATTGctttttcatttaaataaaaagatGGGATTTCTAGCGCTTATTAAAAGTCTATGTGGCAGTGTCCTCCTACTGGCCAAGGGTAGATAAAGAAAGGGAATGCAGGAAAGCAGCGCTTTCACAAATGTCCTTAAAATAAAGCGATATGCAAAACGAGAggacaaataaaaatgaatatattgtAGTATTTTTGATGTTggtgattataaataaataaaagaaaggaaaTGTACTTACAATCTTCTGGAGCTTGAAATCCGCTCCAGATAtatgcgcttggacggtacaattcCCATCTGTGGATGTGCTGATCTTGGTCTTGGTCTTATGTGGAAAGGTATCCCTAGGCCGGTCAGCAGCGTGTGGTGATCAGCTTTCGACAAAGCTTTATCACAGTGAGAGTTCACGAGTttatagattaaaataaaaacagaagaagGTGCTCTCTGTTCagctaataattaaaaaaaaaaaaacaacaacttttttttgtaaaggaggtatactcacaaatgGAGATCACAGTAAAGTTCTGCTCAGTCCTATATAGCTTAGGCGGTATCTTACCCACCTAGGAAACCAAAGTATGAATCCTCCAGGTAAAAATCTTCAGCGATAAAGAGGGAGGTTCaaatgccattaaaaaaaaaacaaaaaaaaaaaacttgttttatttataaccaaaataatacaattacaagTACAGAGTAAAACAAAACGCTAACCATATTCCGTATTTGTACTCTCGTTTTGCACATCACTTCATCTTCATTTTGAGGACACTTGTGAAGGTGCTGCTTCCCTGCATTCCCTTTCGAAATTAATcacgttttttttactttttttttttttttttttttatttcatgacaAAAAGTTGTGATTTTATGACAGACTGAGGCAGGTATTGCTTTGGATCCTCAGAAACCCCTGGAACACCATGCACAATCTTAGTTTGGGAGGAGGGGTGATATTGGCTTAAAGTCCTGATAGGAACCACTTTGGTTGAAGCAGCCTCGGTCTGAACAGGATGAGCTTGTGGCCAGACGGCCCTTGGGTCCCACAGCCCTGATGGAGACCTGGTTCTGAAACTCTGGAAAGATGAGCACAGTGGAGGGGAGTGAACACCGCAGAGAATACACAATACCAAACATAGACaaaccacccccccaccccagttCTGAGCAacacaaaaaaagcaataaaaacctTCAATATACAACAAAAAGCATGAATAGGTGTACTGacctgattatttattttttgtaacccatTTTCTTTGAGGAGAGTGCATGTAGTGATTACAGGGAACTTTTAAGATTGCATCATAATCCAAGTGTATGGTGACTCAGGGTGTTGGGTTGATACAAAGAAATGTAGTGACCATGTTTTAGCTGAATAAATCTCAAGTCCCATATTTGAAGGATCTAATGGGTCTTTCATGTAGGCCTGAGTGGAAATTGTCTCAAACAAGCAGCTGACCTACTGAGTTGATGGTTACCTTCAAGCTGCCAGGGAATTATTTGTGGCCATGAAGCaccatttataaattgtttttttttttttttttttttttttttttttttttttttttttagttgggaGTGAGATGCatcaaaatagttttgttttatgGAGTTTGATATATGGGAAATAGCAAACTGTTTATATTATGGAAATTATAAACCTTAGATTTGCATTTCTTTGCAGTAATGCTGGTGGGGACGTCATTAATCAGGTAGCACTGGATTTTTGGAGGGATCGCAAAGACAGGGAAGAGATCCAACTCCGTGATCTAGAATCTGCAATTTCCATTGCTGTGATGTCCACTCCGGAACGTAAGTGAAACTTTGAACATCAATACTGACATTAAAAGGTCACTACAGGCTTCCAGACCACTTgaccaatgaaatgcaaagtgcccctgtccccttaaccctgtaatatgaaacatagaaactgcaatgtttacattgaagggttgagacagccacaagaggtgcttcctggactcTAATGGAGTTTAACTCTGTAAAAACCATGttagacatcctcatgcaaagcatgagggCATCCAACGTCTTCAAATTATCCATAcgtaagcattgattcaatgcctccctatggggaagcactaagGCACGCACAAATTAGGTTCCCCCATCGGCATTGGCATTTGCGGGAGAAggagatttgaagtggtcatggtagtaggTGTGTTTCTGCACATCCATAGATGTTTGCACTTGTGTGCGGGGACTAGTTACATCCCTGGTACACCTGACttgggcagcccagaactctgttccgggctacctaatgtcaattctatgcatGTTTTACGTCACTAGCAACACACTTAACTAATCTCACTTGCAGCCAGTGTGCCTGCAAGGGGAATATTGCTTACTCCATCCTGTCtccctctgttttatttatttattattttttctatttttaatgaaAAATCTCCCCATCCTTTCCAAAATCCCTGCCTCACCACTACTCTCTTCTATAtatagaagcctgtgattggaatgCACAAGGCCCCCTGCTAACATTAAACGGAAGAGGGTTATCCGTGCCAGGAGTTTTGCCCCATTCTGGATTccagtaaaggttttttttttgtttttgtttttttttatgtttcaagAAGGGAAGGCCtgatagcaatgcccagtagggcaTTGTAATCCTAAACAGGCTAGTAGTGGCAGAGGGAAAGCGTAACCATTTAAATGTAGTAGCGATAGACTGATTATCGGTTCCGTCACCCCACCCTGTGAGTCCCTGCATGTGGAGCTCAGGTGAAGGCAGGGAGGCGAGTCTGTGAATAATCTACTGTAATGTACTGGGCGGACTGACTCGGAGTGATAGTGTAATTGCTTTGGAGGAATTACATTGGTTGATCCCTAAATTTTAGAAATCCAAACCTCCATTCACGGCAACTGTGTTTTAGCTGACTGTCATATATAATAAAGTATAAACTAGATGATCTCACGGAAGGATGTTCTTTATTTGTGCACGAAGGCTGCAAATGTACAGAGGACAGTGCTTGGGGTGGCAGAATCTGCTTATTGTCATTATTCAGCCATCTGAACTTTTACACTACTTGGAATAATTGctataaactctgtcctttgcacctggtagTCTGTTTATGAAAAGCATACTAAGAAGAAGTAGATGCTTTGATTTTTCTAGTtccttttagtgttttttttttttttttaatttgttgtttttcCTCCTCAACTTTATTTGCTCTCCCTTATTGCTTGgactttattttttaaccctggcGGCAGGACCCTATCGCTtaaattgtgttcctttaaccccttaaggaccaaacttctggaataaaagggaatcatgacgtgtcagacatgtcatgtgtccttaaggggttaacaggttGCTATAATAGGAGAGACTGCCTAGAACAAGGaagataaaacttttttttattttgagttgTATAAAAGGTAATCCAAAACAAAACAGTGAACCTAATCCAAAAGGCCTAGCAATGAGCTCTTACTACCCTGTCATTCTAGTGTATAATTCTGTAAAAGACTATACAGCGTTGTTTTAGAAACTTGCAAATGAAAGACAAACTAATTCTATTGTAACCAGCTGATACGACAGTGAGACATAATAACACTGTGCATCAGGGAGTATAAAGAAAATGCACATGGAGATGTCACTGGCTGTGAAAAGTAAGCCCACAGGGAACAATAGAAGGGGGAAAAAGTTCACCCCTGGGAGGTAATTTATCTGTCTCTGAACGTGGCTGAATGTCAGGTAGTGCCAGGTAAATGAGTGTGCTTTGGTAACATTGCCATATTGGTTTAAGTTTTTAGATTGGCGATGGTAGAGCACTGACCATGTTTGTTTGAATTGTTACTTTAACCAAAAATAAGATTTgatgaaaacactgttttttttattgctggCATTTCTTACTGAATCGCTGAACATATATTTCACTTCCAATCACTGAAGTTGTCATGGAGTTTGTAGCAATcttttattaaattataaaagCCACAGTAGTTCTAAGATTTTTGAAAAATTTGGGGTGGATTCTAAATAATGAATAAATGACATGGGCATCACAAAATTCTCCATCGATGATTCCCACTTTGGTCACCATAACCAACAAATGCCCAGGTTTGATTGCTATCTCAGGACTCGGTCATTTTGGAAACCTCGATTTATGGTTGGTtcctgaggactggaacatcctaGAATAAACTAATAATAGCGGCACGATCAGTATATCTCTCTAGATCATTTAGGGTGCAAGCTCATGTCTGAGTAAGGACACTTCTTCAACTAGCTGAATAAAAGTTAAACCTGTATTTTATATTCTCCTTATCTTCATCCGTTGACAGTAAGTATGGTCCCTCTTATCTAGGATCAAAATAACTTGCATGACGTATTTCTAAAGCTGTTTACTAAAGATCAATTTTATTTACTGTTTGTTTGGCAGATGGTTTCTGGAAGTCACAGATTATGAATCAGAGCCTTATTGATGTGATTGTGCCTTTTTTACCTCTGCGTCCAAGTCACATCCGGCAGTGCATACAGAAAGAGGTAGAGCAGCAAGAATTGG
This DNA window, taken from Pelobates fuscus isolate aPelFus1 chromosome 9, aPelFus1.pri, whole genome shotgun sequence, encodes the following:
- the TOR2A gene encoding prosalusin — translated: MAADWWQITLVVLIAGFVNPWELSALHCSFYNFCECGFRPNLNALECELARSVFGQHLACDLVVKAVKRFVETDSPTKPLVLSFHGWTGSGKTFLSSLLVKHLYKDGTRNPHVHYFSPILHFAHAQNVEQYKEDLRQWIQGNLTQCSRSVFVFEEMDKMHPGIIDVLVPFLGPSWVVYGTNYRKAIFIFISNAGGDVINQVALDFWRDRKDREEIQLRDLESAISIAVMSTPEHGFWKSQIMNQSLIDVIVPFLPLRPSHIRQCIQKEVEQQELVYEEDTVQSILNNLVYFPEDEKAFSSTGCKTVSSRVSYFL